AGGTCGGGCGAAGATTCTTCGCCGGATCGCGATGGCAGTTCAGGCACCACTCCATCTGGAGGGTGTTCTCTGCGTACATGAGGGGCATCTCGTCGACACGGCCATGGCAGCTTGCGCAGCCAATACCCTTGTTCACGTGGATTTCATGATTGAAGTAAACGTAATCCGGAAGATCGTGAACACGGATCCATTTGATAGATTCGCCTGTGGCCCAGCTAGTCCGTACGGGCTCGAGCATGGCGGCGTTGGTCCAGATCTGCGCGTGGCAGTTCATGCAGGTCTTGGTAGGAGGAATTCCGGCATAGGAAGACTTCTCGACCGAGGTGTGACAGTACTGGCATTGGAGGCCCAGGCCTTCGACGTGGTGGCGATGCGAGAACGGAACCGGCTGGTCGGCCCGCTGGCCCTGCCGCGTCACCCACGGGGATCGCTGCAGCTGGTTCAACGCCACGCCCAGGGCTACGACGATCAGACCTGTCAAAACAAGGCCTGCCCGAGCCAGGGCGTTCGAACTGCGGTCAAAAACTTGCGCCATGAGTACGTCCTGCTTCCTCTGCGTCTAAGGAAAAATCATTGTTCAAAAATCACGATTCAAAAACTGCTACAAACTCTTCACTACCTGCTACCGAACTACCTTGCAAACCGTCTACACCACACCATTGCGGTCAACCGGATTGTTCGCGCGGCAACATGCAGCGAAGAAATACATCCGGGAGATTTCAATATATCAGCGCAACGGAGCTGATTTGCTCCATCGGGAATGCAGCGCTAGTCGTTTTCTTTCATCGACTTTCGATAATCGAACTTACAGCTGTGACGCCGATCACAACATCTTGGATGTAAGTGCCGAAGAGCCTTGTATTACCGCTATATCTGCTGTTTTCGTCAGGTATCTGAAGCGGTAACTAAGCCTAAATTAGTCCGAGTTCAATTTATTTTTTGTTCATCTTGTTACTTAGGATTTGCTTTCCCCCACCATCGGAAATCACGAAGGCTTGCGCCGGAAGCGACGGGGCTTTACCAGCTTCGGTCCAGAGAAAGATGCGCTGCGGCCCTGTCCATTTCTGAAGGAAGCTCGCGTCGTCTTCGAAGATCTTTGGAGCGTCACTGAAGAAGCTGCCGTACCAGAGATTGGCGGAGTGCCCGTGCAGGATGTGGATTGGCTCGCCGCCGTTAGGCCCCGGACGCTGCAGGTAAAAACCGAGCGTAGAAGCAGCTTCATACTCGTCATTGAGGACGATCAGATCGCCGCGACGGATCTCGCGTGCGATAGCGAGAGCGTGTGTCTGCGAGGTCAGCACGGGCGAAAAGATCTGCAGACCCATGTGCGCGGCGATCAGGAAGAGATAAGCCATTCCAGCGAGCGCGAGGTTCGCGACGTGCGGCTTATACCTGCGTCGTGCCCACCAGCAGGCATAGCTTCCGAAGAAGAGCGCAACGGCGGTCAGCACGAGTGGAACGCGAAATGCCCCCATGGCCTGCGCGTTGAGATCGAGGAAATGGCCGAAGGAGAGGGCGTAGTCGCCTGGATTCTGTTGAAGCAGAGCAGCCAGATCGAGACCGGGCGAAGGTGGTTTGGCGTGGAGCACAAAAAACGTGCAGGCAATGGCCGCAGTCGACCCACACACCAGCAGGACAACCGAGATGTGTTGCCCCGCCGTTACCAGGCCTCCGGGTAGCTGGAACTCCTCCGCTTGACGGGCCTCGTCGTGAAGCCACTTGGCGATCAGAAGTGCGAAGGCGGGCAGGGCAGGAAGGACGTAGTACTCCTGCCGCGTGGAAAACGAGAAGAAGACGAGCGGAAGGAGCGCCCAGACGCCAAGCAGAAGACGCGCGCGCCCTTCTTCGTTCATGCCCTTTCTCCGCAGAGCATTGCGCCAGGGAACAGAGGCGATGGCTTTGAAGAGAAATGCGCTCCAGGGCATCAGCCAGATGAGGATGAGTCCCCAGAAGAGAACGAGCGGCACGGTGTCGTAGTCGCGTGGAACGCGGAGGTTGAGGTAGCGGAGGACGTGCTCGTTCATGAAGTAGAACCAGGTCCAGCCGTGCACGTTGCCGAGGGTAGGAAGGGGGACGTTCCAGTGTCCCCCGAGATGATTGAGCCCGAGAGGATGCCCCTCAGTCGGGTTATGCAGCCCCGCGAGGATGTGCCACGGGGCTGCGACGGCGAGGAAGACCAGCAGCGTCGGCACAAGATGAAGCTGCAGCAGGCGGTTTGCAGTTCCCTTCACGCCGCGCGTTACAAGGAGATACAACAGCACGATACCCAGGGGGAAGACGAGGCCGATGAGGCCTTTGGTCAGAATGTTGAGGGCGCAGGCGATACCGAAAAGAAGACATGGCGCGAGCGTCGGCCTGGGCTGCTCTTCGGTGTGCCAGAAGGCAGCCAGCGCAAGCGTGAGCCAGAGGCAGACGATAGCGTCCGGAATGAGGATTCGCGTAAAGATAAACAGGCCGAAGCTGGAGAGCAGGATCAGCGCGGCGTAAAAACCGACGCGTGCACTCCGGAAGATGCGGCGGCCGAGGCCTTCGACCGTCAGCAGCAGAGCGAGGACGTAAAGCGCGAGCGGCAGGCGCGCCGCGGCCGCGTGGACGCCGAAGAGGCGGAAGCTTGCCGCCATACTCCAGTAGAGGAGCGGCGCCTTTTCCAGGTAGCGGATGCCATTGGCATAAAGGGTAACTGGATCGTGCCTCTGCACCATCTCGCGTGCGACCTCGGCGTGGACGGAGTCAGCGTCGTCCAGCAGAGGTGGCGTGACAAGTGCAAACGTGGCATAAAGAACGAACCACAGCGCAATGAGGACCAAAAGATTCCGACGCGACTGTGGAGGTGTGTTCATACGGAGAAGTGTAGTGCGACGGCTTTCGGCGATTTGTAGTTGTCTCGAAAAAATGGGACTGCGCTACAGCATTGGAATGGGAAAATGACTTCTCATCTCCGCCCTAGTCTTTGCACGGTCGCAATCGATAGATTTCTTATGCGTACACAAATGCGCCGGGGAGTTTTCTATGCGCTTCAGGGCCCTTTTATATCTTGCTGCCACCCTCTTTTTTTATCCTCTCTCTGCCAGAGCGGATCTCATCGGAGACAACATTCATGTGTACGAAAACAATCCGATGCAGGCAACGACCAAAGATCTGGGATCCATCTTCGCGCCGGGCAGCGGAAGCAATGCCCTTTTGGGTTTCGTGACCTATGAGGTAACGGGCGATCAGATCTCTCTGCTCTTCAACGTGCCCAAATCGTTTTATCTTGAAAGCCGGTCTTTTACCTTCGTCGATACAAGCAAAGATCCCTGGATGGACCTTGTTTCCATGGATGCGCAATCGACTCCTCTCTTCGGTCAGGATGGCTCCGTAAACCAGCCAAGGCCTCCGATCATCACCTTCGACACTTCCAGCGTGACGTTTACGTTTGGAGATGTGGTGATCCCTCCTGGCAGTAAAGAGATCTTCGATCTTGACTTCCGCGATCCGGTCTCTGCTACACCTGAACCTGCCTCTCTCCTGCTGGTTGGCTCCGCCGTTCTTGGAGTGCTGGGTATGGGTAGGCGAAGATTTTTCGCGCGATAACGGTTTCTACTTTGTCATCCCGTAGCGAAGCGAAGGGATCTGCTGTTTATTTCCTGACAAATCAGATTTGTGCGCTCCGCGCGACCCCATCCTTTCGCAAAGACGCGAAAGAATGGGGCACGGGCCTCTCTTCTCGCCTTGTGTGGCGACGGTCACTTTACGGCGAAGCTGAAAATGCTAACCTCAGCTTCGATGAAGTTGCGGAACGACAAGCCGGATGGAACGCCTCAGCCACCAGCGGAGATGATCTTTGGGGAGTGGTATCCGGCGTTGCGAACAAACGCGCTGTCCAAAGGGAAGACCCTGACGGCCCTGCTGCTCGGTGTGCCTCTGCTGCTGGGGCGCAAGAACGATGGAAGCATCTTTGCCATGCGGGACCTCTGTCCGCACAGGGGGATTCCCCTTTCGGCGGGTTGGTTCGATGGCGATACGGTGCAGTGCAAGTACCACGGTTGGAAGTTCGAACCCTGCGGCGGCCAATGCGTGGAGATTCCTTCGCTGACGCAGATCGACGCGCTGGAACCCACGAAGATCTACGCCGGGGCGTATCCCTGCGTGGAGCGCGATGGACATGCGTGGGTCTACCTGCCGGAGGCGGGCGCTGGCCGGATTGCGGACCGCTCGACACTGCCTGTCGTGCCCGAGGTTCCGAAGTTTTCGACCAAGTTCCGAACGGCGCATCTCTCCGCAGAACTTCCCTGCAACGTGGACCACGGCATCATCGGCCTGATGGACCCGGCGCATGGGCCATTTGTGCACCAGGCATGGTGGTGGCGGTCACAGGCCTCGATTCACGAAAAGAAGAAGCTCTTCGTGCCGATCGAAGAAGGCTTTCGTATGGCCTCGCATGCGCCGAGCGCAAACTCCGCTCCGTACAAGCTGCTGGGCGTCTATGGCAGCGA
This genomic stretch from Terriglobus saanensis SP1PR4 harbors:
- a CDS encoding PEP-CTERM sorting domain-containing protein — encoded protein: MRFRALLYLAATLFFYPLSARADLIGDNIHVYENNPMQATTKDLGSIFAPGSGSNALLGFVTYEVTGDQISLLFNVPKSFYLESRSFTFVDTSKDPWMDLVSMDAQSTPLFGQDGSVNQPRPPIITFDTSSVTFTFGDVVIPPGSKEIFDLDFRDPVSATPEPASLLLVGSAVLGVLGMGRRRFFAR
- a CDS encoding Rieske 2Fe-2S domain-containing protein, giving the protein MLTSASMKLRNDKPDGTPQPPAEMIFGEWYPALRTNALSKGKTLTALLLGVPLLLGRKNDGSIFAMRDLCPHRGIPLSAGWFDGDTVQCKYHGWKFEPCGGQCVEIPSLTQIDALEPTKIYAGAYPCVERDGHAWVYLPEAGAGRIADRSTLPVVPEVPKFSTKFRTAHLSAELPCNVDHGIIGLMDPAHGPFVHQAWWWRSQASIHEKKKLFVPIEEGFRMASHAPSANSAPYKLLGVYGSEITTTIDFVLPNRRYETIRAGEKWFASLTTVTPVTPATCRIDVVACWNIFYGVPFVPAIAKYFGAKFVRQDQETMIEQAEGLRFRPAMMLIDDADLPAKWYFALKQRRLTGKGEHPLAGPMELHWRS
- a CDS encoding cytochrome c3 family protein, coding for MAQVFDRSSNALARAGLVLTGLIVVALGVALNQLQRSPWVTRQGQRADQPVPFSHRHHVEGLGLQCQYCHTSVEKSSYAGIPPTKTCMNCHAQIWTNAAMLEPVRTSWATGESIKWIRVHDLPDYVYFNHEIHVNKGIGCASCHGRVDEMPLMYAENTLQMEWCLNCHRDPAKNLRPTSEIYNMAWAGPSESKPVWCADTGSNGPTAQRVNCVTKDPSKSNPEVAFLQMKAAGKGQPTTGPGMNPFPIGGPGTYSDAGPGIIMPASYKKFTSQRDLGVYLTDKYHIRTPNELQSCEVCHR
- a CDS encoding phospholipid carrier-dependent glycosyltransferase gives rise to the protein MVLIALWFVLYATFALVTPPLLDDADSVHAEVAREMVQRHDPVTLYANGIRYLEKAPLLYWSMAASFRLFGVHAAAARLPLALYVLALLLTVEGLGRRIFRSARVGFYAALILLSSFGLFIFTRILIPDAIVCLWLTLALAAFWHTEEQPRPTLAPCLLFGIACALNILTKGLIGLVFPLGIVLLYLLVTRGVKGTANRLLQLHLVPTLLVFLAVAAPWHILAGLHNPTEGHPLGLNHLGGHWNVPLPTLGNVHGWTWFYFMNEHVLRYLNLRVPRDYDTVPLVLFWGLILIWLMPWSAFLFKAIASVPWRNALRRKGMNEEGRARLLLGVWALLPLVFFSFSTRQEYYVLPALPAFALLIAKWLHDEARQAEEFQLPGGLVTAGQHISVVLLVCGSTAAIACTFFVLHAKPPSPGLDLAALLQQNPGDYALSFGHFLDLNAQAMGAFRVPLVLTAVALFFGSYACWWARRRYKPHVANLALAGMAYLFLIAAHMGLQIFSPVLTSQTHALAIAREIRRGDLIVLNDEYEAASTLGFYLQRPGPNGGEPIHILHGHSANLWYGSFFSDAPKIFEDDASFLQKWTGPQRIFLWTEAGKAPSLPAQAFVISDGGGKQILSNKMNKK